The uncultured Bacteroides sp. genome has a segment encoding these proteins:
- a CDS encoding 3'-5' exonuclease — translation MIVKRTITKDDISEMPKVNFEGKIIMICTEKDAERAVGFLSKFSVLGIDSETKPSFVKGKSHKVSLLQIATNEHCFLFRLNLIGFPQVLIGLLENPLIVKVGLSLKDDFLAMHKRVTFKQQNCIELQDFVKPFGIQDKSLQKIYAILFGYKISKSQRLSNWEAESLSSSQQLYAATDAWTCLKIYNLLQDLHQTGDYVKEEIVEPVIEEKE, via the coding sequence ATGATTGTAAAAAGAACAATAACAAAAGATGATATATCTGAAATGCCGAAGGTTAACTTCGAAGGCAAAATAATAATGATTTGTACCGAGAAAGATGCAGAACGTGCAGTGGGTTTTTTGAGTAAATTCTCGGTTTTGGGAATAGACAGCGAGACAAAGCCCTCTTTTGTTAAAGGGAAATCGCACAAAGTTTCCTTGCTGCAAATTGCTACGAATGAGCATTGCTTCTTGTTTCGTTTGAACCTTATAGGCTTTCCTCAAGTCTTGATTGGTTTATTAGAAAATCCATTAATTGTTAAAGTTGGGCTTTCATTAAAAGATGACTTTCTGGCTATGCATAAGAGGGTAACTTTTAAACAGCAGAATTGCATTGAACTGCAGGACTTTGTGAAGCCATTTGGCATACAGGATAAAAGTCTGCAAAAAATATATGCAATTCTTTTTGGTTATAAAATATCTAAATCACAGCGTTTGTCAAACTGGGAAGCTGAGTCGTTAAGTTCTTCCCAACAGCTATATGCAGCTACTGATGCGTGGACTTGTCTGAAGATTTATAATCTGCTTCAGGATTTGCACCAAACGGGTGATTATGTGAAAGAAGAAATTGTAGAACCGGTAATTGAAGAAAAAGAATAA